The stretch of DNA TGGCCGCGATGGGCGGTGCACCCAAAGGCTACGATGCGGCAGCTTACGGGCGGGACTTCAAAGCCTTTGTTGCGTTCATCAGGGCGAGCGAACCGGATGTGATGGTTCTCGGCCCCGGTTCGATCGGCGCGACTATAGCGCCGCAATCATCCAGGCCGTCCGGCTCCGGATTCATCTCTACGCGGGACTTGCTTGCAGCATCCGGCCCCGGCATCGACGCTTTTTCCTATCATCACTATGGCGCGGTCTCGCAACGGTGCTCTCCGGATCAAACCACACAAGAGGCCGCGCTTTCGGAAGCGTGGCTGGCGAGCACGGGCCGGACGCTCGCGTTCTACCAGTCGCTCAGGGACGAATTTGCGCCTGATAAGCCGATGTGGCTGACCGAAACCGCCGAGGCGGCTTGCGGCGGCAATCCCTGGGCTTCCACTTTCCTCGATACGTTCCGATATCTCGACCAGCTTGGCCGGCTTGCCAAAGCCGGCGTCCAAATGGTCGCGCACAACACGCTGGCTGCGAGCGATTACGGCCTGCTTGACGAGAAGACGTTCCGGCCGCGGCCAAACTATTGGGCGGCGCTGCTCTGGCGCAGGCTGATGGGCACAATTGTTCTCGACGCCGGCGCGCACGAGGGGATGCACCTCTACGCGCATTGCCGACGAGGCGTGCGTGGGGCCGTCGCGCTGCTGGCCATCAATACCGACAGGACAATCGCCGCCACCTTGCGATTGCCCGTGTCCAGCGAGCGTTACACGCTGTCGGCGGATGATCTGCAAAGCACCGGCGTGAAACTGAATGGATCGGCTCTCGAACTCGGCCTAAACGACGATCTTCCGCGGCTTACCGCAGTGACATCGCCACCCGGTTCGATCGAGATCGGACCGGCCACGATCACTTTCCTCACGGTCGGGGAAGCCAAAAATCCGGCATGCGATTGAATTTCTTGCGGATGCCGGTCGTGCGCTCGTCCATGCGCCTGTCCCGCGGCGCGTTGACCAGACTCACCAACGTGTAGCTGATGATCAGCAGCAGGAACCAGGAGCCGAACTTTCCGAAGGAAACCATCGACCAGCCGTGCCGCTGCGATGGATAGAGCCAGGTCTTGGTGAAGGTACCGATGTTTTCCGAGAACCAGATGAAGAGCGACACCAGCGTGAGCCCGAGCAATAGCGGCATCGAACGATGGTGGTGCCAAACCCTGAAATAGACGCGGGTGCGGAAGAACAGCCAGCCGGCAAGAGCGAACAGCAGCCAGCGCAGGTCCGGCATGAAGTGATGGCTGAAGAAATTGACGTAGATCGCGACGCTGAGCACGGCGAGGCCGAGGCGCCGCGGATGATGGGAAAACTCGAAATCGAACAGCCGCCACGCGCGGCAGAGATAACTGCCGATGCAGGCATACATGAAGCCGGAGAACAGCGGCACGCCACTGACGCGGAAGAAATTCGGCTCCGGGTAAATCCAGGAGCCGGCCTGTGTCTTGAAGATCTCCATCGCCGTTCCGACGAAATGATAGATCAGGATCACCTTCGCCTCGTCCGCTGTCTCCAGCCGGCCCGCGAGCAGCGCGACCTGAACCGTGATCATGCAGAGAAACAGAAAGTCGTAGCGCGGAAGCCACGCTGCCGCCGGATAGAACCACCAGGTGGCGATCATCAGGAAAACAGCGATCCCGCCGAACAGGCAGGCCCAGGCCTGCTTCACGCCAAAGCGGAAAAATTCGTAAAGCGCTGAGGTCCAGCGGCCCTTCGCCATGAAGCGGCCGAGCCGGTATTCGCCCGCGATGAAGGGGCGCAGCGGCGGCCAGATGGCGGCGGCGCTCGGCAGGGGTTTTGAGGTGTCGGGCTTGCGGTCCGGGGGGCGATGCATGCCATCGACGATGGCGGCGGAACGCGGTGCAAAATTGGCAAATATTTGCAGATTGCGCTTAGTCCCTGCGCTGTTCTTGCGCAGCGCTATTTTGCTTTGACAACGTCGCCCTGATCGAAGAAAAGCCGCCCATGGCCAAGAAACCCGGGACCAATCCCAAAGGCGAGTTCGCCTTCTTCAACGTCGTCTATGAAGACGACTCGCAACGCTCCAACCGGCGCGTGCCTTCCGAGCTGCTCGGCGGGCTCGACGGCGACGAGCCGGCGCGCGGCTACATCATGGAGCAGGACCGCGAGATCGCCGAAAAATCCGGCCGCACGCCGCTGGCGATCAAGAGCATCAGCCGGGTTGGGGCGAAGAAGAAATAGGGCGCCGCGGTCTAGGCCATTCGGGTGAAACGGCGGCGCTCACCAACGCCCCTTCCGTCTATTCCAGGCAAACAGCAGGTCGGCAAACCGGTCATAGACAAACCGCGTGACCGGCAGCATCGCCCGATTGCCGAACAGCGAAGCCAGCCATCCCTCGCCCTTTGTTTTCAGCCAGATCGCGATCGCGACATCCGCGCCGACGATCAGGCGGCCGGTCTCATCCGTCGCGTGCAGGCGGCGACGCACGTCGTCGAGCGACGCGCCGTATGACGCGAGCGCGTCGGGTCGCTCGTTGATGTCGTTGAAGGAGATGTGGCCGGCGCGGACGGCCTGAAGCAGCTTGTTGCGCTGCCAGTCGATGCCGGCGTCGCAGACGGGGCAGCGCGTGTTGTACCAGACAACAAGGCGATGCCCCGTCATGATCGGTCAGTTATCGAGGAACGACCGCAGCTTCCGGCTCCGCGACGGATGCTTCAGCTTGCGCAGCGCCTTCGCCTCGATCTGACGAATACGTTCGCGGGTCACGCTGAACTGCTGGCCGACTTCTTCAAGCGTGTGATCCGTGTTCATGCCGATGCCGAAGCGCATGCGCAGCACGCGTTCTTCGCGCGGCGTCAGCGAGGCCAGCACGCGCGTGGTGGTTTCGCGCAGGTTGGACTGGATCGCCGCATCGATCGGCAGGATCGCGTTCTTGTCCTCGATGAAATCGCCGAGGTGTGAATCCTCTTCATCACCGACGGGCGTCTCCAGCGAGAGCGGCTCTTTCGCGATCTTGAGAACCTTGCGAACCTTCTCCAGCGGCATGCCGAGCTTTTCAGCGAGCTCTTCGGGCGTCGGCTCGCGGCCGATCTCGTTGAGCATCTGGCGCGAGGTGCGCACGATCTTGTTGATCGTTTCGATCATGTGCACGGGGATTCGGATAGTGCGCGCCTGATCTGCAATGCTGCGCGTGATCGCCTGCCGGATCCACCACGTGGCGTAGGTCGAGAACTTGTAGCCGCGGCGGTACTCGAATTTATCAACCGCCTTCATCAACCCGATGTTGCCTTCCTGGATCAGGTCGAGGAACTGCAGGCCGCGGTTGGTGTACTTCTTGGCGATCGAAATCACCAGACGCAGATTGGCCTCGACCATTTCCTTCTTGGCCTGGCGCGCCTCGCGCTCGCCCTTCTGCACGCCGTGCACGATCTTGCGGAATTCGCCGATCTCGAGACCAGTGAGGGCTGCCAGCGACTGGATCTCGTGGCGCAGCTCCTTGATGCGGTCCTTTTCGTGATGCACGAAATTCTTCCAGCCTTTTGCGGAAAGTTTCGAGACACGGTTGAGCCAGCGCGGATCGAGTTCCGAGCCCTGGTAGTTGCGCAGAAAGTCTTCGCGCGCGACGCCGTGGCTGTCACCCAAACGAAGCAGGCGGCCTTCGAACGAGACCAGCTTCTTGTTGATGTCGTAGAGCTGCTCGACGAGGGAATCGATGCGCGCTTGATTGAGGCGCAGCGACTTCACCTCGACGATGATTTCATCCTTCAGCTTCTTGTACTTGCGCTCCTGCGAGGGCGACAGCGACTCGCTCTGCAGCTGGTTGGCAATGTCCTGTTCCTGCAGGCGGCGCAGCTTCTTGTATTCGGAGGCGATCTTGTCGAACGTCTCGACCACCTTCGGCTTCAGCTCGGCCTCGATGGCCGCAAGCGACATCTGGTTTTCGAACTCGTCGTCATCCATGTCGCCTTCGGCGGCGGCTTCGCCCGGATCCTTCTCCTCGGTGTCTGCACCGGGAGCAGGCGCGGCACGGAACGGGGTCGCCGACGGGGGAGCAGCGGGCGGCGCGACATGCGCGGGCGCCGCCTCGCCATTGGGCGGGCGCGCCATCCGCGGGCGCTGCGATCATCGCCGGGTTCATGTTGTTCTTGGCGTCGGGGCCGGCATAGGTGGCTTCGAGATCGATGATGTCACGGAGGAAGATCTTTCCTTCGTTGAGTTCATCGCGCCAGATGATGATGGCCTGGAAGGTCAGCGGGCTTTCGCACAGCCCTGCGATCATCGCCTCGCGGCCGGCCTCGATGCGTTTGGCGATCGCGATTTCGCCTTCGCGCGACAGCAATTCCACCGTGCCCATCTCGCGCAGATACATGCGGACGGGGTCGTCGGTGCGCTCGCCGGGCTCGGACTTCTTGACCTCGGTGACGGCCTTCTGCGTAACCTCGACAAGCTCGTTGTCGGTGTCGTCGTCGGCCTCTTCCTTTTCCTCGTCGGCGTCGGCCTCTTCGGCTTCCGACACGTTGATGCCCATGTCCGACAGCATCGACATGATGTCTTCGATCTGTTCGGGCGAGGTGGTGTCGGAGGGCAGCACTTCGTTGAGCTGATCGAAGGTCACGAAGCCGCGCTTCTTGGCCTGCTTGATCATCTTCTTGACCGCGGCATCCGAGAGGTCAAGCAACGGCGACGGCGCGTCGGGGCTGTCCTTCTCAGGGGCGTCCGCTGCCTTGTCGTCTTTTTCCTTGTCTTTAACCTGCAGCGTCTTTGCCTTGGTGGCCATTCATCAAGCTCCCGAAACGCGCTCGTGCGGGATGGCGCGCAACGCCACCCGCCTCTGAATTACTGAAGTCGTCAGCAGGATGTCTTTTGTTCGAAAAGCCAACCCGCTAGATCCTTGCTCTTTGCGCGTGATCGTTTCGGAAAACCGGATATCCATTTTTCCGGATCACGCTCGTGCCCCTGAGTATTCCGCATGCTCACGACGCGGAAAGGGCGGCGCAGACTGTCGCCACCCCTGTAACCCGCCATCGCCGGTGTTATGCCAATAGCCCTTCGGCGCCGTTAAAGTAACCTTCGGACTATTAAGCTTCGCTTAACCCTGTTTTTGCCGCCAAACCATGGATTTGGCGAGTCTTTTTGCGGGCACGGCCGCCGCCGTCCGCATCATTTTTTTATCTCACACGCTCTTCCGGAACCGGCCCGAAAGCTCGCCGAAACCCTCGATCAGGGCCTCCGTGCCGTCGAGCGACTCAAGTCGGGCGCTGACGTCCTTCAGCCACGCCATGTTGGCGTCAGTGGGCTCATCGCCCAACGCCAGCTCGGCATCTTTCTTCTCCCTAAGTAGGGCATGTGTTTTCTGATGCAAGACAACGAGTTGCTGCCAGGTCGCCAAAACATCTTCCCGGGCCGCGCCGGGCTTGGCGCCCCAGACGGCCGCGGTCGTGATCGCTCGCTCAACCCTTTGAAGAACCTCGCCTAATCCTCGCGCTTCGAGATCGGCCCGCATTTTCTCGGCCTGCTCCTCGACGTCGGGAGAATGGTGATGGTCATTGGCGAAGGCGGCGATAATGCCGGCGCGGAGCTTGTTGGCCTCGGGATGGGCCAGTTCCAGGGCGGCTACCTCCTCCAGATGGTCGTGCAGCAGCCAGGGGTGATTGATCAGGGATTGCAGGATCAGCGCCTCGCGGCGGGACATCGCGCTGCGCTGGCCGCGCATGATCGGACTGGTCGCGAGCTGGGGGCTGGCCGCCTGGTAGGGGCCCGGGGAGATCGCAGGGCTGCCACCCGCCCCCGGTCCGCGCCCGCCCCGGGGGGCGAATCGGCCGACCTGGCCCTGGCTGAACCCGCTGCGGGGGGCAAACGTGCGGGGTGATTCGCCCCGCCCGGTCCGGAAATTACCCCGACCGTAGCCGCCGCCCCCACCTTGCGGCGCAAAGGCGCGCTGCAGGCGATCGGCGAGATCGTCGCGATAATAGCGACGCACCACCTCATCGCGGATGCCCTTGCTGAGTTCGTTGATGCGTGCTTCCAGCGCCGCGCGCCGCTCGGGGGTGGCAAAGCTGCCGCCCTCGATTTCGCGCGACCAGAGCATGTCGACGAGCGGCCGCGCGGCTGAAATCACTTCCTCGATCGCGCCGCGACCGCCGGTGCGCGCGAGGTCGTCGGGGTCCTGCCCTTCCGGCAGCAGCGCAAAGCGCAGGCTCTTGCCGGGAAGGAGCGCAGGCAGCGCGAGGTCGGCGGCGCGATAGGCCGCCTTCTGGCCGGCGCGGTCGCCGTCGAAACAAAGAATCGGCTCGTCGGCCATCTTCCACAGCAGCGCGAGCTGGTTTTCGGTCAAGGCCGTGCCGAGCGGGGCGACCGCGCCGCCAAAGCCCGCGGTGACCATGGCGATGACGTCGACATAGCCTTCGACCACGATCAGCGGCGAGCCGTTATGCGTCGCCTGCCGCGCGGTTGAGAGGTTGTAGAGATTGTCGCCCTTGTGAAACAGCGGCGTTTCCGGCGAGTTCAAGTATTTTGCCGGAACGTCCTTTTCCAGCGCGCGGCCGCCGAAGGCGATGACGCGGCCCCTCGCATCCGTGATCGGAAACATCACGCGATCCCTGAAACGATCGAACGGAACGGGCTTGTCCTCGCCCGCCACCAGCAGCCCCGCTTCCACCATGTCCTCGGTCGAAATGCCCTGCGCGCCCAGATGCTCCTTCAGCGCAAAACGATCCGGTGGCGCATAGCCAAGGCGAAACTGCAGCTGCGTCGCCGGCGAAATGCCGCGGTCGCCGAGATAGCCGCGCGCCTTGGCGCCGTTGCGCGAGGCGAGTGTGTCGGCAAAGAATTTGGCCGCGAGTTCCATCACGTCGTGGAGCGTCTTGCGGCGCTGCTCGTGGCGCGCGGCATCGGGGGTGGTCGCCGGCAGCGCCATGCCGGCCATGGAAGCCAGCCGCTCGACGGCTTCCGCGAAGCCGACGCCCTCGGTCTCCATCAAAAACGAGATGATGTCGCCGTGCTTGCCGGAGGAGAAGTCGTGGTAGAAGCCCTTCTGGTCGTTGACCGTGAACGAGGGCGACTTCTCCTGCTGGAACGGCGACAGCCCCTTGAACTCCCTTCCTGCCTTCTTCAGCTTGACGCGCCGGCCCACGACTTCCGAAACCGGAAGCCGGGCGCGCAGTTCGTCGAGGAATTGGGGCGTGAAGCGCATGAATCAGGTAGCTGCCAGAGTCGTGGGGCCGTGCCAACCGATTAGCGATACAGGGACCGGCCGACAAAATACGAAGGTTGGCGGGTTTCTCGCCACTATTCACAGCCGGGAAGCGGCAAAATCTCTCCTCGTCATGGCCGGGCTTGCCGCCTCCGCTAAAACTTCGGCGCGCCAGCACGGGAAAGCCGCGGCGAAGCCTTGGCGTAGCCGGGACCAGGCCATCCACGTTCTAGGCCGCCACCTTGCAAGAAAGGCGTGGATGCCTGGGTCAAGCCTGGTCAAGCCCGGGCATGACGGCGGAGTGCGGCACGCACACAGCTTGAACCGCGCCCAGTTCCGGGCTTCCATATCCCCATGTTCACGGTGTTCCGGGGTGGCAAGAGCGGGGCGTGGCGGGTGACGCGGTTCGCGCCGGTGAAGGGCGCGGCGCTTTCGCCGACGCCATCGATGTCGGTCGTGCATTCGCTGTCGATCGCGCTGCCGATGCTGCCGTCAGCAACCTCGTGGCGGCTGGCCGGCGTCGCCAGCCACCTGCGCTATACCGAGCGGCCCGAGAAGGAGCAGCTTGTCGCCGTGCAGGCCGAGATCGGCCGGCCCGAGGCGACGTACGCGGCGCTGATCCCGATCAAGAAATCGGCGGCGTGGTGGGAACTGACCCAGGAGGAGCGGCGGCAGATTTTTGAGGACCGATCGCACCACATCGCGAACAGCCTGAAATATCTGCCGGCGATCGCCCGCCAGCTCTATCACTGCCGCGACCTCGGCGAGACCTTCGACTTCCTGACCTGGTTCGAATACGCGCCTGCGCATGCGGACGAATTCGAGGAACTGGTCCGCACGCTGCGCGCCACCGAGGAATGGCGCTATGTCGAGCGCGAGGTGGATATCCGCATGGAGCGCGAGCGGCTGGATGCGGGCTGACCCATTCTCGTGCCCCAGCTTAGCAGCGCAGCACGAAAGTGCTGCGCTGCTAAGCCGGGGCCCACGCTTGCGGCGTAACGGGCTTGGGCTTGGGTCCCGGCTCTGCGGCGCAGCGCTACGCACCGCACCGCGTCCGGGACAAGAGAGCTAGTTCTCCAGAAACTTCCCCGAGGCGATCTGTGGCAGGCCGGTGACCGGCCAGTTGTAGACATAGGTCCACGCCTCGCCGGCCGCGCCGTCCTCCTCCGTCACGGACAGCATGCGGCGGATATATTCGGTCGGCTCCGGAAAACCCGCGCCGCAGGCCTCATACATGTCGAACTCGCCGAGCAAAGCGTCGCGGTCGCGCAGGCGGTACAATTCGCCGAACACGATGTCACCAGCGTCGTCCGAGAGCACGAGCCCCGGATAATGCTTGATCAGGTAGAGCCGGCCGCGGCAGGTGGCGGTCCCGAGAAAATCCGCGCTGCGCGACAGAAGCTGCGCCATCGGATGGTCGAAGCCGCGCATCAGCGTGCCGTAGACGAACAGTCGATCTGAAATCATGGGCTTTCTATGTCATTGCGAGCGCAGCGAAGCAATCGGGCCGCAAGCCGCGACATCGATTGCTTCCGCCTTCGCTCGTTGAGCTACGGCGGACACGGTCGCAATGACGGTGTCAGCCGACCCCGATCGCCATGGTCAGACCTTCTCCGCCTGCGGCGCTTCGCGTTGCTCTTCCGGCTCTTCGCCGACGGAAACGACCTCGATGTGGACCTCCATGCCCGCGAACGCGTCGGTCGGGCCGAGATACGTTCCGTGCAGCGGAATCGCCTGACGCGGGTCGCGGGCGACTGCGACGCGGATCAGGTCGCGGGTGCCGACGATGCCGTTGGTCGGATCGAACTCGATCCATCCCGCACTCGGCAGATAGACCTGCACCCAGGCATGGGTCGAGCCCCCGCCGACATAGCCATGCGCGCGGTCGCCGGGAATGAAGACATAGCCGGAGACGAAACGCGCGGCGATGCCGAGCCGGCGCAGCGCCTCGATCATGAACAGCGCATAGTCGCGGCAGGTGCCGGAGCCGGTCTGCAGCGTGTCGAGCGGATGCTGGGTGCCCTGCTCGTGGCGCTTGCGATAGGTAAAGGCCTCGCGGATGCCATGCGTCATGCCGCTCAGGATGTTGAAGGTCGGCGTCGGCCCCTCGGCGTCGAGAAATTTTCGGGCCCAGGCCGACAGTTCGCCATGCGGATCGCCATATTGCGGCGTGACGAACTGCAGCAGGTCCGGGAATTCCTCGTCGTCATAGAGGAAGGGATAGAAATAAGCGGGATCGTCCGCAGTGAGCGCGAACTCTTCCTCCGGATTGTGCTCCACCGTCACGGTCGAGGTGAACGACAAGGTGTCGGCGCGCTCGTCGAAGGTAGCGATCGCAACGCTGTTGCCGAACACATCGTGAATCCAGCGCAGCCGCATCGGCTGCGGCTCGATATCGAGACTGCTGGACAGCACCCGCAGGTCATGACCGTCGCGCGGGCGCAGCATGATGCGGTGCTCGCCGAACGCGACGGGACGGCTGTAGCGATAAACGGTCTTGTGGTTGATGGTCAGGAGCGGCATCGTCAAACAATCATCGATTCTGGTACGTCTAATCTAGGTCGAATCCTGCTCAATTGTAGATCGGGGTGCCGATTCGATAGGCACTGCTTTAAGGAAAACGCTTTGGACGACGCCGCCGATACAACACTACTCCTCAGCTCCGAAGACGTTCCTCCGGTCCACGAATTCAACGCCGCGGGACGCTCGCCGTTCCTGTTGACCTGCGACCACTACGGAAGGCTGATCCCGCGCATACTCGGCGATCTCGGCCTGCCGGAGAGCGAATTGACGCGCCATATCGCCTGGGACATCGGCATTGCCGGCGTCGCGGAGGCACTCTCAAAACATCTCGACGCCCATCTGATCGTGCAGCGCTACTCCCGGCTCGTCATCGACTGCAACCGCCCGCTCGATGTCGCAAGCTCGATCCCGCGCATCAGCGAGGCGACCACGATTTCCGGCAACGAGGGCATTTCGCGCGAGGCCGCCGCGATGCGGCGCGCGCAGGTCTTCGATCCCTACCACCGGCGCATCGGCGAGATCATCGACCGGCGCGGCAGCGCAGGAATGCCGACGGTGCTGGTGTCGCTGCACAGCTTTACGCCCATTTATGCCGGCATAGCGCGGCCCTGGCATATCGGCACGCTCTATCACCGCGACACGCATCTGCCGCCGCTGCTGCTAAAGCTGCTGCGCGCCGAGGGCGATCTCGTGGTCGGCGACAACGAGCCCTATGCGGTCAGCGACGAGACCGACTACACGATTCCTGTGCATGGCGAGGCGCGCGGGCTGATGAACACGGGGATCGAAATCCGCCAGGACCTGATCTCGGATCCCGCGGGCGAGAAAGCGTGGGCCGAGCGGCTGGCGCGAATCTTTGCTGAAATCGAGCCCATGCTGCGCGCGCAGCAATTGCTGTCCGCCTAGCCGTGCACCGCCGCATAATACGCGACGCCCCAGATAAAGGTGACGGACGCCCAGAGTATCCAGATCTGGCTAACGTGAGGCTCCAGCACGGCTTCCGACGGATTAAGCGGATTGACGTAGACTTTGACTTTGGCGCCGGTGGGATATTTTCGGGCGAAGCGCTCCACCAGGCCCCTCGACGTCGACGAGACCTTGCCGCCGAGGCTGGCGTGCTGGCTAACATAATCGATGCCGTTGAAGCGATACGCGAAGGAAACCTTGGACTGGAACGTGAGCTGGCTGCGTTCGGCGGGCTCCGACGGCGCGGACATGAATTGTTCGAGGCCCGATGATTTGATGGTGCCGGGCACGACCGGCCATTTCCTCGCCAGCGAAGCCTGGCGGTGCAGCGCCAGCCCGAACAGCGCAATCAGAAATCCGAACGCGCTCATGGCGACGACAAACGGCGACACTTTGGGGTTCGTGAGATGTTTCGATGCGAATTCAGTCAGCTGATGCAGGCCGAAAGCCGAGCCGAACACGATCGCCAGCACGATCGCCGTTCCGATTCCGAGGCAGCCCCATAGGCCCTTCGGCAGGTCGCGCTCCAGCACCGCCTGGTCCGGATGCAGCGGATTGTAATAGACGGTGACAACGGTGCCGACCGGATATTTCGCGATGGTCTCCGCGACCTCGAAATTTCCGCGATCCTCGCCGATGCTGACACGGTTGTTGCGCAGCTTGCGGCCCGCGACGGAATATTCGTAGACGACGTTGGCGAAGTTGCGCTGTTCGATCCGATGCCTGTCCTGGCGGTCGCTGTCGATCACCTCGACGTCGCGCACTTCCGCCTTCGAGATCACGACCTTGCCCGGCGCAGACGGCCAATCGCGGGCCGCGCGCACCTGCAGGCTCTTGTACGCGGCTGCGACCAGAATCAGCCCGAGCGGCGCCAGCAGCATCGCATAGACGAACCACGGCAGATCGGGCACGAAATTCTCCCCCAGAACGGGCGGGAAATCCGCCCCGTTCCTCAGACGCGCCGAGGCCGCGAATGGTTCAATTGGCGGGAAAGACTACCTTGCCCGCGTCAGCGCCAGCCAGATGCCGCCGCCGATCATGAAGCCGCCGGAGACGCGCGACAGCAACCGCGTGCGCTGCTTGGAGAAGAACAATCGCGCCCGGCCGGCCAATAGCGCATAGATGGCGTCGGTCGTGGCCGCGATCACCATAAAGGTGATGCCGAGCAGCGCCACCTGCGGGAGGTGGTCCTTCTCCATGTCCATGAACTGCGGAATGAAGGCGCCGAAGAACACCAGCACCTTGGGGTTAGAAAGCAGGACCAGAAAGCCCTGCAGGAAAAACCCGCCGCGCGGCGGCGGCGGCGGTTCATCGGCGTTGACGCCTTCGACCGGCGAACGGATCAGCTTGATGCCGAGCCAGATCAGATAGGCCGCGCCGGCAAAGCGCACCCAGTCGAACCAGTAGCCCATGGTCGCCATCAGCGAGGTCAGGCCGACCGCGACGATGCCGATCACGATGGCGAGGCCGGTCTGCGCGCCGGCGCAATTGATCAGCGCCGCGCGGGTGCCGTGCCGCAGGCCGTTGGCGATCAACAGCGTCACCACCGGACCCGGTAATAGCGCGAGCGCGATACAGGCGGCGACAAAGGCGAGATAGGCTTGAAGGGA from Bradyrhizobium sp. AZCC 1693 encodes:
- the dnaG gene encoding DNA primase encodes the protein MRFTPQFLDELRARLPVSEVVGRRVKLKKAGREFKGLSPFQQEKSPSFTVNDQKGFYHDFSSGKHGDIISFLMETEGVGFAEAVERLASMAGMALPATTPDAARHEQRRKTLHDVMELAAKFFADTLASRNGAKARGYLGDRGISPATQLQFRLGYAPPDRFALKEHLGAQGISTEDMVEAGLLVAGEDKPVPFDRFRDRVMFPITDARGRVIAFGGRALEKDVPAKYLNSPETPLFHKGDNLYNLSTARQATHNGSPLIVVEGYVDVIAMVTAGFGGAVAPLGTALTENQLALLWKMADEPILCFDGDRAGQKAAYRAADLALPALLPGKSLRFALLPEGQDPDDLARTGGRGAIEEVISAARPLVDMLWSREIEGGSFATPERRAALEARINELSKGIRDEVVRRYYRDDLADRLQRAFAPQGGGGGYGRGNFRTGRGESPRTFAPRSGFSQGQVGRFAPRGGRGPGAGGSPAISPGPYQAASPQLATSPIMRGQRSAMSRREALILQSLINHPWLLHDHLEEVAALELAHPEANKLRAGIIAAFANDHHHSPDVEEQAEKMRADLEARGLGEVLQRVERAITTAAVWGAKPGAAREDVLATWQQLVVLHQKTHALLREKKDAELALGDEPTDANMAWLKDVSARLESLDGTEALIEGFGELSGRFRKSV
- a CDS encoding chlorite dismutase family protein, which encodes MFTVFRGGKSGAWRVTRFAPVKGAALSPTPSMSVVHSLSIALPMLPSATSWRLAGVASHLRYTERPEKEQLVAVQAEIGRPEATYAALIPIKKSAAWWELTQEERRQIFEDRSHHIANSLKYLPAIARQLYHCRDLGETFDFLTWFEYAPAHADEFEELVRTLRATEEWRYVEREVDIRMERERLDAG
- a CDS encoding DUF817 domain-containing protein, producing MHRPPDRKPDTSKPLPSAAAIWPPLRPFIAGEYRLGRFMAKGRWTSALYEFFRFGVKQAWACLFGGIAVFLMIATWWFYPAAAWLPRYDFLFLCMITVQVALLAGRLETADEAKVILIYHFVGTAMEIFKTQAGSWIYPEPNFFRVSGVPLFSGFMYACIGSYLCRAWRLFDFEFSHHPRRLGLAVLSVAIYVNFFSHHFMPDLRWLLFALAGWLFFRTRVYFRVWHHHRSMPLLLGLTLVSLFIWFSENIGTFTKTWLYPSQRHGWSMVSFGKFGSWFLLLIISYTLVSLVNAPRDRRMDERTTGIRKKFNRMPDFWLPRP
- a CDS encoding N-formylglutamate amidohydrolase — its product is MDDAADTTLLLSSEDVPPVHEFNAAGRSPFLLTCDHYGRLIPRILGDLGLPESELTRHIAWDIGIAGVAEALSKHLDAHLIVQRYSRLVIDCNRPLDVASSIPRISEATTISGNEGISREAAAMRRAQVFDPYHRRIGEIIDRRGSAGMPTVLVSLHSFTPIYAGIARPWHIGTLYHRDTHLPPLLLKLLRAEGDLVVGDNEPYAVSDETDYTIPVHGEARGLMNTGIEIRQDLISDPAGEKAWAERLARIFAEIEPMLRAQQLLSA
- a CDS encoding DUF3592 domain-containing protein, which translates into the protein MPDLPWFVYAMLLAPLGLILVAAAYKSLQVRAARDWPSAPGKVVISKAEVRDVEVIDSDRQDRHRIEQRNFANVVYEYSVAGRKLRNNRVSIGEDRGNFEVAETIAKYPVGTVVTVYYNPLHPDQAVLERDLPKGLWGCLGIGTAIVLAIVFGSAFGLHQLTEFASKHLTNPKVSPFVVAMSAFGFLIALFGLALHRQASLARKWPVVPGTIKSSGLEQFMSAPSEPAERSQLTFQSKVSFAYRFNGIDYVSQHASLGGKVSSTSRGLVERFARKYPTGAKVKVYVNPLNPSEAVLEPHVSQIWILWASVTFIWGVAYYAAVHG
- a CDS encoding gamma-glutamylcyclotransferase family protein codes for the protein MISDRLFVYGTLMRGFDHPMAQLLSRSADFLGTATCRGRLYLIKHYPGLVLSDDAGDIVFGELYRLRDRDALLGEFDMYEACGAGFPEPTEYIRRMLSVTEEDGAAGEAWTYVYNWPVTGLPQIASGKFLEN
- a CDS encoding transglutaminase family protein, with product MPLLTINHKTVYRYSRPVAFGEHRIMLRPRDGHDLRVLSSSLDIEPQPMRLRWIHDVFGNSVAIATFDERADTLSFTSTVTVEHNPEEEFALTADDPAYFYPFLYDDEEFPDLLQFVTPQYGDPHGELSAWARKFLDAEGPTPTFNILSGMTHGIREAFTYRKRHEQGTQHPLDTLQTGSGTCRDYALFMIEALRRLGIAARFVSGYVFIPGDRAHGYVGGGSTHAWVQVYLPSAGWIEFDPTNGIVGTRDLIRVAVARDPRQAIPLHGTYLGPTDAFAGMEVHIEVVSVGEEPEEQREAPQAEKV
- a CDS encoding LysE family translocator encodes the protein MSLQAYLAFVAACIALALLPGPVVTLLIANGLRHGTRAALINCAGAQTGLAIVIGIVAVGLTSLMATMGYWFDWVRFAGAAYLIWLGIKLIRSPVEGVNADEPPPPPRGGFFLQGFLVLLSNPKVLVFFGAFIPQFMDMEKDHLPQVALLGITFMVIAATTDAIYALLAGRARLFFSKQRTRLLSRVSGGFMIGGGIWLALTRAR
- a CDS encoding thiol-disulfide oxidoreductase DCC family protein, whose translation is MTGHRLVVWYNTRCPVCDAGIDWQRNKLLQAVRAGHISFNDINERPDALASYGASLDDVRRRLHATDETGRLIVGADVAIAIWLKTKGEGWLASLFGNRAMLPVTRFVYDRFADLLFAWNRRKGRW